From the genome of Halomonas sp. MCCC 1A13316, one region includes:
- a CDS encoding H-NS family histone-like protein, with amino-acid sequence MSSETLERIARNKNVARAAARQLSMEQLHKLSDVIGEVIEQKNEEEKLRKKEEADKEKKLAEIREAMTDAGLSVEDLVGEQPRRRRGRPPKNASGS; translated from the coding sequence ATGTCCAGCGAAACCCTGGAGCGCATCGCCCGTAACAAGAACGTGGCTCGTGCCGCGGCTCGCCAGCTGAGCATGGAACAGCTGCATAAGCTGTCCGATGTGATCGGCGAGGTCATCGAGCAGAAAAACGAAGAGGAGAAGCTCCGCAAAAAGGAAGAAGCGGACAAGGAAAAGAAACTGGCTGAGATCCGCGAGGCCATGACTGATGCCGGTCTCTCCGTGGAAGATCTCGTGGGAGAACAGCCGCGCCGTCGACGTGGTCGTCCGCCCAAGAATGCCAGCGGTTCGTGA
- the moaA gene encoding GTP 3',8-cyclase MoaA, with product MTKFPETLPSELVDGFGRRVRYVRISVTDRCDFRCVYCMSEEMTFLPRAQILTIEELGMVARAFVEMGVEKIRLTGGEPLVRRGIDQLIEQTSELQGLRDLAMTTNGAGLVKHARRLRDAGLGRLNISLDTLDPQRFRQLTRTGDLEQVLGGLRAAREAGFEHIKLNAVILKGRNDDEVLDLVEFARSEGVDLSFIEEMPLGDVSDHSRAETFCSSDDVKALIEERHELIPTAESTLGPSRYYRMVDSDSRIGFISPHSHNFCASCNRVRVTAEGRLLLCLGNEHSVDLRAVLRQYPGDIDALKRAIVAALPLKPERHHFTTDGDVQIVRFMNMTGG from the coding sequence ATGACAAAATTCCCTGAGACCTTGCCGTCCGAATTGGTCGATGGCTTCGGCAGAAGAGTTCGCTATGTGCGGATCTCCGTCACCGATCGCTGCGATTTTCGTTGCGTCTACTGCATGAGCGAAGAAATGACCTTCCTTCCTCGAGCGCAAATCCTGACGATCGAAGAACTAGGCATGGTAGCACGGGCGTTCGTAGAAATGGGGGTGGAGAAAATCCGCTTGACCGGCGGCGAACCCCTCGTGCGGCGTGGTATCGACCAGCTGATCGAGCAGACCAGCGAGCTGCAAGGGCTGCGCGACCTTGCCATGACCACCAACGGGGCTGGGTTGGTCAAGCACGCCAGGCGCCTCCGTGATGCTGGCCTGGGCCGGCTCAATATCAGCCTCGATACCCTCGACCCGCAGCGCTTTCGCCAGTTGACACGTACCGGCGACCTCGAACAGGTGCTGGGTGGGCTGCGTGCGGCGCGTGAAGCCGGCTTCGAGCACATCAAGCTCAATGCCGTAATACTCAAGGGGCGCAATGATGACGAAGTGCTCGACCTAGTGGAATTCGCCAGGTCCGAAGGCGTCGACCTGAGTTTTATCGAAGAGATGCCGCTGGGCGATGTGTCCGATCACTCCCGCGCCGAGACTTTCTGCTCGAGCGATGACGTGAAGGCCTTGATCGAAGAACGCCACGAGCTGATTCCCACCGCCGAATCAACGCTTGGTCCTTCGCGCTATTACCGTATGGTCGATAGTGACAGCCGCATCGGTTTCATTTCTCCCCATAGCCATAACTTCTGCGCTAGCTGCAACCGTGTGCGTGTCACTGCAGAAGGTCGTTTGTTGCTATGTCTGGGCAATGAGCACTCCGTCGATTTGCGTGCCGTGCTGCGCCAGTATCCCGGCGACATCGATGCCTTGAAGCGCGCTATCGTCGCAGCTCTGCCGCTCAAGCCCGAGCGTCATCATTTTACTACCGATGGCGATGTACAGATCGTTCGCTTCATGAACATGACCGGTGGCTGA
- a CDS encoding energy-coupling factor ABC transporter permease gives MSFSEPILASWLLIACGPISLVGLFLGLMQRPWQSLLADRGLQHRWLAASVAVMLLWQLRAQSVDWLTLHLMLTVLMTLIFKAPLALLTNLLANLALVVLGKAGWPLLGVNVLITGVVPIAIMVAIWRIVDRYLPDNLMIFLFVCGFFGAALATLGTGLAGLGLVMLGATDPEAVYLAKEYALFLPLLMPSEAFITGMLLSVLMVYHPEWVATFNDHRYIDTK, from the coding sequence ATGAGTTTTTCCGAGCCGATTCTAGCCTCATGGTTGTTGATTGCCTGCGGGCCGATCTCACTTGTGGGGCTGTTCCTGGGGCTGATGCAGCGCCCCTGGCAGAGCCTGTTGGCCGATCGTGGCTTGCAGCATCGCTGGCTGGCTGCGAGCGTGGCGGTCATGCTGTTATGGCAGCTCAGGGCTCAGTCGGTCGACTGGCTGACCTTGCACCTGATGCTGACGGTATTGATGACGCTGATCTTCAAGGCGCCGCTGGCCTTGCTGACCAACCTGTTGGCCAACCTCGCGCTGGTCGTGCTGGGCAAGGCAGGCTGGCCTCTGCTGGGCGTTAACGTGCTGATCACCGGAGTGGTGCCGATCGCAATCATGGTGGCGATATGGCGTATCGTGGATCGCTACCTGCCTGATAACCTGATGATCTTCCTCTTTGTATGCGGTTTCTTCGGCGCGGCGCTGGCTACCCTGGGTACCGGGCTCGCGGGCTTGGGGTTGGTAATGCTGGGTGCTACCGATCCTGAGGCGGTCTATTTGGCCAAGGAGTACGCGCTGTTCCTGCCGTTGCTTATGCCCTCGGAAGCCTTCATCACCGGCATGCTGCTCAGTGTGCTGATGGTCTACCACCCCGAGTGGGTCGCGACATTCAACGATCACCGCTATATCGATACCAAGTGA
- a CDS encoding TetR/AcrR family transcriptional regulator: MAQTDTVTRILDTAEVLFAERGFAETSLRTITSKARVNLAAVNYHFGSKKALIQAVFSRYLDPFTMRFHHALDELEARHAGGVIPLEELLETMARTVLEVPAEKHSLKVFMKLLGLAYSQAQGHLRRHIQEEYGSVFTRFTELVRRATPELPDAERFWRLHFVLGTVIFTLSGLDALRDIAEKDYQEHVSVRDLIRRLRPVVVAAMNAPLPPPPAAQPAKAS; the protein is encoded by the coding sequence ATGGCCCAGACCGATACCGTCACCCGTATTCTCGACACTGCCGAGGTGCTGTTCGCCGAGCGCGGCTTCGCCGAGACCTCGCTGCGTACCATCACCAGCAAGGCACGCGTCAATCTCGCCGCGGTCAATTACCACTTCGGCTCGAAGAAAGCACTGATCCAGGCGGTCTTCTCTCGTTATCTCGATCCCTTTACCATGCGTTTCCATCACGCCCTGGATGAGTTGGAGGCGCGTCACGCCGGCGGCGTCATTCCGCTTGAAGAGCTACTGGAAACCATGGCGCGAACCGTGCTCGAAGTACCCGCAGAGAAGCACAGCCTGAAGGTGTTCATGAAGCTGCTGGGGCTTGCCTACAGTCAGGCTCAAGGGCACTTGCGGCGCCACATCCAAGAAGAGTACGGCAGCGTCTTTACCCGCTTTACCGAGTTGGTAAGGCGCGCCACCCCGGAGCTGCCCGATGCCGAGCGATTCTGGCGCCTGCATTTCGTTCTCGGTACGGTGATCTTCACGCTGTCCGGCCTCGACGCGCTGCGCGATATCGCCGAGAAGGACTACCAGGAGCACGTCTCGGTGCGCGATTTGATCCGACGCTTGCGCCCTGTGGTAGTTGCTGCCATGAACGCGCCTCTACCGCCGCCACCCGCCGCGCAGCCGGCCAAGGCGAGCTGA
- the dinB gene encoding DNA polymerase IV → MSRKILHADCDCFYAAVEMRDNPALRDIPLAIGGSAEGRGVISTCNYPARAYGIHSAMPTARALRLCPHLTLLPGDFDRYREASRQLLAIFHELTPLVEPLSLDEAFLDVTDVTRFSGSATWMARWLKEECTKRVGITVSVGAAPAKFLAKIASDWEKPDGLTVITPPQVDDFVSALPVTKLHGVGPATAKRLQTLEIATCADLQRVPLERLLQEFGKFGRRLFELARGIDDRPVRIERERKSVSVETTFATDLPDLANCHTQLPPLYERLEARLARHGHPPIAGVFVKVRFDDFSLTTLDSRGGLPTLDTFTTLMEQAWARRQRPVRLLGVGVRLVADDARRQLSLPL, encoded by the coding sequence ATGAGCCGCAAGATCCTGCACGCCGATTGCGATTGCTTCTACGCCGCAGTGGAGATGCGCGACAACCCGGCGTTGCGCGATATTCCCTTGGCGATCGGCGGCAGCGCCGAAGGGCGCGGCGTCATCTCGACCTGCAATTACCCGGCCCGGGCCTACGGCATCCATTCCGCCATGCCGACGGCGCGGGCGTTGCGCTTGTGCCCTCACCTCACTCTGTTGCCCGGCGACTTCGATCGCTACCGTGAGGCTTCGCGGCAGCTACTGGCGATCTTTCATGAGCTGACACCGCTGGTGGAGCCGCTCTCCCTGGACGAGGCCTTTCTCGACGTCACCGACGTGACCCGCTTCTCGGGCAGCGCCACCTGGATGGCACGCTGGCTGAAGGAGGAATGCACCAAGCGCGTGGGTATTACCGTCTCGGTGGGTGCCGCCCCAGCAAAATTCCTGGCCAAGATTGCCAGCGACTGGGAGAAGCCGGACGGCCTCACCGTAATCACGCCGCCCCAAGTGGACGACTTCGTGAGCGCGCTCCCGGTAACCAAGCTGCACGGCGTCGGGCCGGCCACGGCCAAGCGCCTTCAAACCCTGGAGATCGCTACCTGTGCCGACCTTCAGCGCGTTCCGCTGGAACGTCTGCTGCAGGAATTCGGCAAGTTCGGGCGGCGCCTGTTCGAGCTGGCACGTGGCATCGACGACCGGCCGGTACGCATCGAGCGCGAGCGCAAATCGGTGAGCGTGGAGACTACCTTCGCCACCGATCTGCCCGACCTGGCGAACTGCCACACTCAGCTGCCACCGCTATACGAACGCCTCGAGGCACGCCTTGCCCGCCATGGCCACCCGCCTATTGCTGGTGTTTTCGTCAAGGTGCGCTTCGACGACTTCTCTCTCACCACTCTCGATTCCCGTGGCGGCCTGCCCACGCTCGACACCTTCACCACGCTGATGGAACAGGCATGGGCCAGGCGTCAGCGTCCGGTGCGCCTGCTGGGCGTCGGGGTACGGCTGGTGGCTGACGACGCTCGGCGCCAGCTCAGCCTGCCACTGTAG
- a CDS encoding hypoxanthine-guanine phosphoribosyltransferase, which produces MPKLEADYLESLATMRDVMENADCLISHDEVERALDRMAEQITADLGDKLPVFYCVMNGGLITTGHLLTRLGFPLEVDYLHATRYRGGLRGGELFWRVSPEIPMADRHVVIVDDILDEGATLAAILAYCREAGAASISTAVLVDKRHDRKSVPGLKADYCSLEVVDRYVFGFGMDYKGYWRNAPGIFAPKGL; this is translated from the coding sequence ATGCCCAAACTCGAAGCCGATTATCTCGAATCCCTGGCCACCATGCGCGATGTCATGGAGAACGCCGACTGCCTGATCAGCCATGATGAGGTAGAGCGTGCGCTCGACCGCATGGCCGAGCAGATCACCGCCGATCTGGGCGACAAGCTGCCGGTGTTCTATTGCGTGATGAACGGCGGGTTGATTACCACAGGTCACCTGCTGACCCGCCTGGGCTTCCCGCTGGAGGTCGATTACCTCCATGCGACACGCTATCGCGGCGGCCTGCGCGGGGGCGAACTGTTCTGGCGGGTCTCGCCGGAGATACCGATGGCCGATCGCCACGTGGTGATCGTCGACGACATCCTCGACGAAGGCGCCACCCTGGCGGCGATACTCGCCTATTGCCGAGAGGCGGGGGCGGCCAGCATCTCTACCGCCGTTCTGGTCGACAAGCGCCACGACCGCAAGTCGGTACCCGGTCTCAAGGCCGACTACTGCAGCCTGGAAGTGGTCGATCGCTACGTGTTCGGCTTCGGCATGGATTACAAGGGCTACTGGCGGAACGCGCCGGGAATCTTCGCTCCCAAGGGGCTTTGA
- the nagZ gene encoding beta-N-acetylhexosaminidase, translating to MTQTHGPVMLDLEGTALRKEERALLKRPEVGGVILFGRNVEHARQVRELCDGIRRVRPELLLAIDQEGGRVQRLREGVTRLPAMGRIGRDYEATPEVTLRLCLDTGWLLGMEMAACGLDLSFAPVLDVDTGISSVIGDRSLSSSPQAVAAMGGAFIAGLHEAGMAAVGKHFPGHGGVAADSHLELPVDARPLEALRQHDLIPFAELASRLDGIMPAHVIYSAFDSRPAGFSGSWLGLLRESLGFKGTIFSDDLGMAGASFAGTPGERALAALDAGCDMVLVCNDRAAALEVLEACQGRTTRLTARFRYGRARPDIEALEALGRWRRVHARLEAMASL from the coding sequence ATGACCCAGACCCACGGCCCGGTGATGCTCGATCTGGAAGGCACCGCATTACGTAAAGAAGAGCGCGCACTGCTCAAGCGTCCCGAGGTGGGAGGTGTCATCCTGTTCGGCCGCAATGTCGAGCATGCGCGGCAGGTGCGGGAGCTTTGCGACGGCATTCGGCGCGTTCGCCCTGAGTTGCTGCTGGCCATAGACCAGGAAGGCGGTCGTGTCCAGCGGCTCCGCGAAGGCGTGACTCGCCTGCCCGCCATGGGCCGTATCGGCCGTGACTATGAGGCGACGCCGGAAGTGACCCTGAGGCTGTGCCTGGATACCGGATGGTTATTGGGCATGGAGATGGCCGCCTGTGGGCTCGACCTCAGCTTTGCTCCGGTGCTTGATGTCGATACCGGCATCTCCAGCGTCATTGGCGATCGCAGTTTATCTTCCAGCCCTCAGGCCGTGGCGGCCATGGGCGGTGCGTTCATCGCCGGCCTGCACGAAGCCGGCATGGCGGCGGTGGGCAAGCACTTTCCCGGGCATGGCGGCGTGGCGGCAGATTCCCACCTTGAACTGCCGGTGGACGCTCGCCCGCTCGAGGCGCTTCGCCAGCACGACCTGATACCCTTCGCCGAGCTCGCCTCCCGGCTCGATGGCATCATGCCGGCCCACGTCATCTATTCCGCCTTCGACTCGCGTCCAGCGGGCTTCTCCGGTAGCTGGCTGGGCCTGCTGCGCGAGTCGCTTGGTTTCAAGGGCACCATCTTCTCAGACGATCTCGGCATGGCGGGCGCCAGCTTCGCCGGTACACCGGGTGAGCGAGCCCTGGCCGCGCTGGATGCCGGTTGCGACATGGTGCTGGTGTGCAACGATCGTGCTGCTGCGCTCGAAGTATTGGAAGCCTGTCAGGGGCGGACGACACGGCTGACGGCGCGCTTCCGCTACGGCCGGGCGCGTCCCGACATCGAGGCGCTCGAGGCCCTGGGGCGCTGGCGTCGTGTGCACGCACGGCTCGAAGCCATGGCGTCGCTCTGA
- a CDS encoding ribonuclease J yields the protein MNLGLYGHENEWIAVDCGMMIRQDLPETPLQVPSLETPEALGIQPMALAITHGHEDHIGAVAWLWPRWQCPVYATPLAAGLLRAKFHERGLSTDAIQVIEPGEALESGPFTLRYLPLTHSIPESCALLIAAGDYRVLHTGDWKLDPEPLIGAPIKGSLFRALAPVDLVVGDSTNAPMPGHSRSEGEVARALESRLAQCAGRVVVTCFASNLARVLAVARAAERCGRRVSLMGRAMERMVAVARGLGYLDDMPALVPVSDLGYLPPEEVLVIATGSQGEPRAALSRLANGRHHSFELMAGDTVIFSAKAIPGNERQIERLKHALSHLDIAIWDEFNHPELHASGHPAQDELCTFYGWIKPRHLLPVHGERRHQQVHQELAESMGIQAPLAPVNGDLIRLDGDGLSLESRHPQRPCIVSQNAVTPLPGLTAERGSSRHGILHLALSVAATRTGWTRIGRLMMDAHRVSAMDEDSFTDWLDERLEEVEAETLAELRTALQPLITSWLGQHLRQLPDVHLQLIAVEVPAYR from the coding sequence ATGAACCTGGGACTCTACGGGCACGAGAACGAATGGATTGCCGTCGATTGCGGCATGATGATTCGCCAGGATCTACCGGAAACGCCGCTGCAAGTACCGAGCCTGGAGACCCCCGAAGCACTCGGCATACAACCGATGGCCCTTGCCATTACCCATGGTCACGAGGACCATATCGGTGCTGTCGCCTGGTTGTGGCCCAGATGGCAATGCCCCGTCTATGCCACACCGCTGGCTGCCGGCCTGCTGCGGGCCAAGTTCCATGAGCGCGGCCTGAGCACCGATGCCATCCAGGTGATCGAGCCTGGCGAGGCCTTGGAGAGCGGCCCTTTTACACTGCGCTACCTGCCATTGACCCACTCGATACCGGAAAGCTGCGCCCTGCTGATCGCCGCCGGCGACTACCGAGTGCTGCATACCGGTGACTGGAAGCTCGACCCGGAGCCCTTGATCGGGGCGCCAATAAAGGGTTCGCTGTTTCGTGCCCTCGCTCCGGTCGATCTCGTGGTCGGGGATTCCACCAACGCTCCCATGCCGGGCCATTCGCGCAGCGAAGGTGAAGTGGCCAGGGCCCTCGAGAGTCGCTTGGCCCAATGTGCGGGACGCGTCGTGGTGACGTGCTTCGCCAGCAACTTGGCCCGAGTATTGGCCGTGGCCCGTGCCGCCGAACGCTGCGGACGCCGGGTCAGCCTGATGGGCCGGGCCATGGAGCGCATGGTGGCGGTGGCTCGTGGCCTAGGCTACCTGGACGACATGCCAGCACTGGTACCGGTAAGCGACCTTGGTTATCTCCCGCCGGAAGAAGTTCTGGTCATAGCTACCGGCAGCCAGGGCGAGCCACGTGCCGCCCTCAGCCGCCTGGCCAACGGCCGGCACCACAGCTTCGAGCTGATGGCGGGCGATACCGTCATTTTCTCGGCCAAGGCAATCCCCGGTAACGAGCGCCAGATCGAGCGCCTCAAGCATGCCCTGAGCCATCTCGACATTGCGATATGGGATGAATTCAATCATCCCGAGCTGCACGCCTCTGGCCACCCCGCCCAAGATGAGCTATGCACCTTCTACGGCTGGATAAAGCCGCGTCACCTACTGCCTGTTCATGGCGAACGCCGTCACCAGCAGGTACATCAGGAGCTGGCGGAATCGATGGGCATACAGGCACCGCTGGCACCGGTGAATGGCGATCTGATTCGGCTCGACGGGGATGGACTAAGCCTGGAATCGCGTCATCCGCAGCGCCCCTGCATCGTCAGCCAGAACGCAGTCACTCCACTGCCAGGGCTAACGGCGGAGCGAGGATCGTCACGCCATGGCATCCTACATCTCGCCCTTTCGGTCGCCGCGACAAGGACCGGCTGGACGCGTATCGGAAGACTCATGATGGATGCTCACCGAGTCAGCGCCATGGATGAAGATAGCTTTACCGATTGGCTCGACGAGCGCCTGGAGGAAGTCGAGGCGGAAACACTGGCTGAACTTCGTACCGCCCTGCAGCCCCTCATTACTTCCTGGCTGGGGCAGCACCTGCGTCAATTACCGGATGTTCACCTCCAGTTGATTGCCGTGGAGGTGCCTGCCTACCGCTGA
- the lexA gene encoding transcriptional repressor LexA translates to MTRPLTSRQQNVYDFIVKTMNEFGYPPTRAEIARALGFRSPNAAEEHLRALERKGVIRVIRGTSRGIRLPAQEADAAVNEPNAEGLPIIGEVAAGSPVLAAEHIDRYCPLPPEFFTPRADYLLKVRGLSMKDAGILEGDLLAVHRTDRVRDGQIVVARLEDEVTVKRFHRQGHRVVLEAENADFAPIEVDLRHQPLEIEGIGVGVIRGGSGQALG, encoded by the coding sequence ATGACACGCCCTCTCACCTCGCGCCAACAGAACGTTTATGACTTCATCGTCAAGACCATGAACGAGTTCGGCTACCCTCCGACCCGTGCTGAAATTGCCCGGGCGCTGGGTTTTCGCTCTCCCAATGCCGCCGAGGAACATCTGCGAGCACTCGAGCGCAAGGGGGTCATCAGAGTGATCCGCGGCACCTCTCGTGGCATTCGCTTGCCGGCCCAGGAGGCCGACGCCGCTGTCAACGAGCCGAATGCCGAGGGGCTACCGATCATTGGCGAGGTCGCGGCCGGCAGCCCCGTTCTCGCCGCCGAGCACATCGACCGCTACTGTCCCCTGCCCCCGGAATTCTTCACACCCCGGGCCGATTACCTGCTCAAGGTCCGCGGGCTTTCGATGAAGGATGCGGGCATCCTGGAAGGCGACCTGCTGGCCGTGCACCGCACCGACCGCGTGCGCGACGGCCAGATCGTGGTGGCACGGCTGGAGGACGAGGTCACGGTCAAGCGCTTCCACCGTCAGGGGCACCGCGTGGTGCTGGAAGCCGAAAACGCTGACTTCGCTCCCATCGAGGTGGACTTGCGCCATCAGCCGCTCGAAATCGAGGGTATCGGGGTGGGAGTCATACGCGGCGGCAGCGGCCAAGCTTTGGGTTGA
- a CDS encoding 2-aminoadipate transaminase, whose protein sequence is MDFPHISQALGVIHPICIERGRNAEVWDERGNRYIDFVGGIGVLNLGHSHPAIIEAVKAQVDTLMHSAFNAVPHRGYLEVAEALAAFVPVSYPLSCMLTNSGAEATENAMKVARAATGRQTVIAFDDGFHGRTLAALNLNGKVKPHKSRLGALPGPVHHIPFPSGDSDIDAVQAMAALERLFEVETPADEVACVVVEPVQGEGGFRPLCRDFATRLRGVCDRHGIVLILDEIQSGFGRTGSRFAFSPLGIEPDLLLMGKSMAAGLPLAAVVGRAELMDAVPKGGLGGTYSGNAVACAAARAVMALMSEEALAAWGKTQERLIVEAHRRWQASGRFPMVGALTGVGAMRGIVFKDTARACGGEHLARLLSAAREAGVLLMPSGRRRNVLRLLAPLTAEPEVMMEGLARIERGLESLIQLDTKEA, encoded by the coding sequence ATGGATTTTCCTCACATCAGCCAAGCTTTGGGCGTCATACATCCCATCTGCATCGAGCGGGGGCGCAATGCCGAAGTGTGGGATGAGCGCGGCAACCGATACATCGACTTCGTAGGCGGCATCGGTGTACTCAACCTGGGGCATTCGCACCCCGCCATCATCGAGGCGGTAAAGGCACAGGTCGATACGCTGATGCATTCGGCGTTCAATGCCGTGCCGCACCGCGGCTATCTGGAAGTGGCCGAAGCCTTGGCCGCCTTCGTGCCCGTTTCTTATCCGCTCTCCTGCATGTTGACCAACAGCGGGGCTGAGGCCACCGAGAATGCGATGAAGGTGGCGCGCGCGGCGACCGGACGGCAGACGGTCATCGCCTTCGACGATGGGTTCCACGGCCGCACGCTGGCAGCCTTGAATCTCAACGGCAAGGTCAAACCCCACAAGAGCCGGCTGGGTGCCTTGCCTGGCCCGGTTCACCATATCCCCTTTCCCAGTGGCGACAGTGATATCGACGCCGTCCAGGCGATGGCCGCATTGGAGCGTCTTTTCGAGGTCGAAACACCAGCCGATGAGGTGGCGTGCGTCGTCGTCGAGCCGGTCCAGGGTGAAGGGGGCTTCCGGCCGCTGTGTCGTGACTTCGCCACGCGGCTGCGCGGCGTGTGTGATCGTCACGGCATCGTGCTCATCCTCGACGAGATCCAGTCGGGGTTCGGGCGAACCGGGTCGCGCTTCGCTTTCTCCCCCCTGGGAATCGAGCCCGACCTGCTGCTGATGGGCAAGAGCATGGCCGCAGGGCTGCCGCTGGCGGCGGTGGTGGGCAGGGCGGAGCTCATGGATGCCGTTCCCAAGGGCGGTTTGGGCGGCACCTATTCGGGTAATGCCGTGGCCTGTGCCGCAGCACGGGCGGTGATGGCGCTGATGAGCGAGGAGGCCCTGGCCGCCTGGGGCAAAACTCAGGAGAGGCTGATCGTCGAGGCCCATCGGCGCTGGCAGGCAAGCGGGCGCTTTCCGATGGTGGGGGCGCTCACCGGGGTGGGCGCAATGCGCGGAATCGTCTTCAAGGATACCGCCCGAGCCTGCGGCGGCGAGCATCTGGCCAGGCTGCTGTCGGCGGCGCGTGAGGCCGGTGTACTGCTGATGCCGAGCGGCCGTCGGCGTAACGTGCTGCGCCTGCTGGCACCCCTGACCGCCGAGCCTGAAGTCATGATGGAAGGACTCGCTCGCATTGAGCGTGGCCTGGAATCACTCATTCAACTTGATACCAAGGAGGCATGA
- a CDS encoding L,D-transpeptidase yields the protein MHTPRLDALPPRDGCWLEVDIGRQCLIQWLGEQPQREWLVSTALAGTGQRESSGCTPLGWHYVRAAIGAGQPAGTVFRGRRPTGEVYSAALADAHPERDWILTRILWLCGLERDVNRGGDVDSQRRYIYLHGTPPDQPMGAPRSHGCIRMRDEALLEVFALALPGTPVWLHE from the coding sequence ATGCACACCCCTCGGCTGGATGCATTGCCGCCCCGGGATGGGTGCTGGTTGGAGGTCGATATCGGTCGCCAATGCCTCATCCAGTGGCTGGGCGAGCAGCCCCAGAGGGAGTGGCTGGTGTCGACGGCGCTGGCGGGCACGGGGCAGCGCGAGAGCAGCGGTTGCACACCGTTGGGCTGGCATTACGTGCGGGCGGCGATCGGTGCCGGTCAGCCGGCGGGTACGGTGTTTCGCGGCCGGCGCCCTACCGGCGAGGTCTATAGCGCGGCACTGGCTGACGCCCACCCCGAACGTGACTGGATATTGACCCGCATTCTGTGGCTGTGCGGACTCGAGCGTGATGTCAATCGAGGTGGCGACGTCGACTCCCAGAGGCGCTATATCTATCTACACGGCACACCGCCGGACCAGCCGATGGGGGCACCCCGTTCGCATGGTTGTATTCGCATGCGTGACGAGGCGTTGCTGGAAGTCTTCGCCCTGGCATTGCCGGGCACTCCCGTCTGGCTGCACGAATGA
- the purU gene encoding formyltetrahydrofolate deformylase — protein MSHYYRLVVSCPDRRGIVARVSGFIAGHGGSITEASQHSDLEAGRFFMRYEILTDSIGMTAGELKEAFEPVAREFDMDWALRDTRRRPRVVILASRESHCLVDLLYRWTAGELEGDIVGVISNHDDMRSMVEWHGLPYHHVPVGDDKSAAFDEVERHVEALEADSVVLARYMQILPPRICQRYAGRVINIHHSFLPSFAGARPYHQAHSRGVKLIGATCHYVTEELDAGPIIEQDIHRVSHCHTPQDLVRFGRDVEKAVLARGLRWHLEDRVLIHGNKTVVFA, from the coding sequence ATGTCTCACTATTATCGTCTCGTCGTTTCCTGCCCCGATCGCCGCGGCATCGTGGCTCGCGTTTCCGGTTTCATCGCCGGCCACGGTGGTTCCATCACGGAGGCGAGCCAGCACTCCGACCTGGAAGCCGGGCGCTTCTTCATGCGTTACGAAATACTCACCGATTCCATCGGCATGACTGCCGGCGAGCTGAAGGAGGCTTTCGAGCCGGTAGCCCGTGAATTCGACATGGATTGGGCGCTACGCGATACGCGTCGACGGCCGCGGGTAGTGATCCTGGCTTCGCGCGAGTCACACTGCTTGGTCGACCTGCTTTATCGTTGGACGGCAGGGGAGCTGGAGGGCGATATCGTCGGCGTCATCTCGAATCACGACGACATGCGCAGCATGGTCGAGTGGCATGGCCTGCCGTATCACCACGTGCCGGTTGGCGATGACAAGAGTGCGGCTTTCGACGAAGTGGAGCGGCATGTCGAAGCGCTGGAAGCCGATAGCGTAGTGCTGGCCCGCTACATGCAGATCCTGCCGCCGCGAATCTGCCAGCGCTATGCCGGCAGGGTGATCAATATCCACCACAGCTTCCTGCCGTCGTTTGCCGGTGCAAGGCCTTACCACCAGGCGCACTCGCGAGGGGTCAAGCTGATCGGTGCCACCTGTCACTACGTGACCGAGGAACTCGATGCCGGGCCGATCATCGAACAGGACATACACCGCGTGAGTCACTGCCATACGCCACAGGACCTGGTCCGTTTCGGCCGCGATGTGGAGAAGGCGGTACTGGCACGCGGTTTGCGCTGGCATCTGGAGGATCGGGTGCTGATTCACGGCAACAAGACCGTTGTCTTTGCCTGA